In Salmo trutta chromosome 16, fSalTru1.1, whole genome shotgun sequence, a genomic segment contains:
- the LOC115150454 gene encoding ras-related protein Rab-5B — protein MAVRPSRPSGQPQSSKVSQFKLVLLGETSVGKSSLLLQFVKGQYQDFGESTIGAAFLTQMVSVDSAMVKFEIWDTAGQERYHSLAPMYYRGAQAAIVVYDITNTETFVRAKAWVSELQKQASTNMVIALAGNKADWSANRAVEYTDGQGYAADNSLLFMETSAKTAMNVNNLFLAIAKKLPKSEPLGGVAGSAGVRGGPPVDLRQPTQTSPAQCCGN, from the exons ATGGCAGTGCGCCCATCCCGACCCAGTGGCCAGCCCCAGTCCAGTAAGGTGAGCCAGTTTAAATTGGTTCTACTGGGGGAGACATCAGTGGGGAAGTCCAGCCTGCTGCTGCAGTTTGTCAAAGGCCAGTACCAGGACTTCGGGGAGAGCACCATTGGGG CGGCCTTTCTGACTCAGATGGTGAGTGTGGACAGTGCCATGGTGAAGTTTGAGATCTGGGACACGGCTGGTCAGGAACGCTACCACAGCCTGGCACCTATGTACTACAGAGGAGCTCAGGCAGCCATAGTGGTCTATGACATTACCAACACA GAGACCTTTGTACGAGCCAAAGCCTGGGTGAGCGAGCTCCAGAAACAGGCCAGTACAAACATGGTGATAGCCTTAGCGGGCAACAAAGCCGATTGGTCTGCTAACAGAGCGGTGGAGTATACG GACGGTCAGGGTTATGCTGCTGACAACAGTCTTCTCTTCATGGAGACCTCTGCCAAGACAGCCATGAATGTCAACAACCTCTTCCTGGCCATAG CCAAGAAACTGCCCAAGAGTGAGCCACTGGGTGGAGTAGCTGGCAGTGCTGGGGTTCGAGGAGGACCTCCAGTGGACCTCAGACAGCCTACCCAGACCAGCCCTGCCCAGTGCTGTGGAAActga